TTGTGATTTAGTGTTGTTACTTCATTTACTGTTGCTTCATTTACTTCGCCTACTGCCATTGATCTTTCCTTCAATCTTCAACAATTTTCTGTCTTCTTCTTGTTGATCAATCCCTCACGATTGTTGTCTTCTTCTCGCAGATCAATCCCTCTCGATcgatgctctgataccatgttaaaaTCACTTCATGAATCTGAATTAAAAAACTAACTACATTGAACTAGAGAAAATTTgattagaagaagaagaaggagttTCATTAATGATTGAAGCCACCAGTGTGGCCTTTTATACACTTCAATGTTTGCAGCTAACTACTTGCTTCTAACTGATCACTAATAACAAACTCAATGTAAACAATGTGAGTTGTGTGTAAGTCGAGTCAGTTACAACAAACTAACTAACTACTGCCAGTTGTACAACACTTATATACTCTCTTTAACTAAATTTAATATCAATATCACTCAATCGAGACAAATTATAGATATGCAAATAGAAAACACTTGAATCAAGTTCTTTAGTGGTGTTTTTAGGTCCTTATCATCAAAAATTAATGGAGAACCAAAACCAGATGATGAAAAATAAAGCTGGTCCCATATAGTGTTTTTAATCTCAAATGAAGAAGAACAAAAGTTGGAAAAGAAATAGGGCTTTAGGTGAAGAAAGAACGAGGAAGGGGGTGTGAGGGGGGTTCTAAACTTTTTGGACTGCACACTTTTTATGAGACCCATAAGTGTGGTGTTggtttttttcaaaatcttaaaatgatttcATTTGAAGTCCGAAATCAATCTGGTTTGAGACGTGTTTTATCCTTCTAATAAGTTGGTATATAAACTTTTTAATTATTGGCAAAATTAAATTGCAAAATGAGCTTACTCATACAAATTAATTTGTGCCTAACTAACTAAGCAAAGTGATGAAAATTGTATGAAACTCTCTTATCTTAATTCCCATGTTCAATTTTTTCAGAGAAAAAAAGGTGTTGGTAATACGCTTAAACTCTGTGCACTAGTAATAGATGCTTGAAGTAACTAAAATTTGTTTTAACTATTCAAATAAGAGTAGCTGAAATCAATTCGCAAAACCTAAAATTTATCTCGTGCcattaaattcttatttttgacattctccttttaatttcacgcctgaaaattatatatattcttcaaatttaatataaccATTTTCACTCAAATCAAATAGTAAAAAACTTGATCAAATCCTTCTGGATGCTTATGAATGCATTACAATTATATCACTTTCCTATTGAAATGTAACATCTGAAATTGAATTATTCAAGTGGCTTACACATTTTAATATCAAACATTCAGAACAGTTGCTTACAAGAACTTCTCATTCATTTATAGCCAaacaaataaaatcaaattCACTATACTAATAAACAGTACAATTGCACTAAAAATACATCAAAAGTTACATGGTACATATACATGAAAATGCTTAATTTAAATCAGCTACAAGTTGGAGTCTATAAGTAGGAATTGCCATCAGATGCTTTGCTCTACAAGTTACTACTCCAAATTGCTCACTCATGTCCAATTCACTAGGATTCATACCATTTGGAAGTTCCCAATCAAAACAATGCACCAATTGCGCGACCACAAGGCGAACAATTATGATTCCCAACTGCATTCCAGGGCAACTTCTTCTACCAGAGCCAAATGGTAGAAGTTGAAAGTCGTGTCCACGAAGATCTACACTGCTCTCAACAAATCTTTCTGGCAAAAACTTGTCTGGTTCAGGCCAAGCTTTAGGATCCCTTTGAGCTGCGTATACATTGACAATAATTCTCGATCCCTTTTGCACGAAGAAGTCATCAACAACACAGTCTTCTATAGACTCGTGAATTAGTAATGGTGCAGCAGAATGCAGCCTCAGGGCTTCCTTGATTACCATGTCTAAGTAAGTTAAATTTTCCAGGTCTGATTCTTCTACCATTCTATCAAGGCCTACAATTTGTTCCAATTCTTTTTGTAGTTTCTTCATGACATGAGGATGCCTGAGTAGCTCAGTGAGTATCCATTCTACTGATGTTGCTGAAGTGTCCATTGAAGCCATAAGCATGTCCTACAACAAAAAAGTTAATTATGAAAACTTAAGTTGTAACGACGACAACAAAATAACTATGTCTCAATTCTAAACAAGTTAGGGCTGGTCATATGAATACACCAGTTTTATGTTTGCTCTCATTGGCATAATACACGTAGCACATAGGACGCTACGTAGGATACATGTCTatacttgttcaactttatacaagtttaagtatACGTCCAAAATTGTAGGACATAGATGCCATTTGAAGTCAATTTTAAAAGGCACGTTTATGCATTATGCCTATATTGGGACTGGTTATACGAATACTACACTTGTGTGAGCTTACTCTCCTTGGGAGCAGTAGGTTGACAACCAACGTAAAACTAGTCAGTTTATGATAAATCCATTTGTATATTTCAAATGCTATAATCTGTTTTTGCTTCTAAATTAATCACCAATATCAAATAAAACTACATACCAATAGGACAGCTTTGACATGGCGTCGATCAAACTCGAATCCAGCTTCACCAGACTGCATAATGTCCATCATGGTGTCAACAAAATCCTTAGTTTCCCTTTGTTCCTTAGACTGAACATGTTCTTCAATAATCTTCTcaagaaattcatcaaaaaccTTGGAAAGTGCCTTTAGCCTACTAGTAATCCCCTGTAGGTCCAAAACACCAAGATAAGGAAAGAAATCACCAAGATTTGGTGTTGCTGCTAAATGTACAACTTCTTGAACTAAAGATTTAAAACCCCTTTTGTCCAAATCATCATCCATAAACTTTTTCCCAAAAACCATTAAACAACTCAAATTCGCGTTCAACAACGAAACTTTTGCACTAAGATCAACAGCAAGTACATGTTCTTGATCAGCAACATGTTTGATTGATTTAACCAAAAGGGAAACTTCTTCCTTTCTTGAaggttgatatgagttgatttttTGGCTACTCACAAGGTTCAAAGTGGTCAATTTTCTCATGTTCCTCCAATAAGATCCATATTTGGAGAAAATCAAGTTTCTTTGGCCATAACACATATATTGAGAGGCTTCATGATGAGGTCTACTAGCAAATACATGATCATATGTCTTGAGGACTTTTTCAACTGTCTCAGGGGAAGAGGCAATAATTGTTGGTACCAATCCAAGTTTGATGTGCATGAAAGGGCCATATTTTTTGGCTAATCTATAAAAATCTTGGTGGGGATTTTTGCCTATCAAGTGGAGATGTCCCAAAATGGGAATTCCCCATGGACCTGGTGGAAGTTTTTTTATGTTCTTGATGTTTAGTAACTTATGGAACATGTATATGGCTATAGCTACTATAATTGTAGTCCATATGAAAGCCATGGTTGGTAGCTCTAACAGTAGACTTTGTATAAATAGAATATTCAATATAGTCCCTTTCGGGGTAGAgaattactatatatatatatatatatatatataagaggcTAGGGAAATAGCTCTTGGACAACATGCTTACTTCGCAGTCAAGGgtatttttggtattttaatgATTTATGTGCTTCTAAGTTGCACGGACTCTGTAAACGAgcaaaaatgacaaaaatggtcCCGCGTGTTTGATAGAATGTTTAAATTAGTCCCTAAAGTATGTTATGAACAGTTTTGGCCCTTAAAGTTTGTTAAAACTGAGCATTTTTTGTTCTATCAAATATTCAACACTCTCCATCGGTCAAATTTGATTAAAGCACtcgaaaaaaaaagatttaatagaaaataatagaaaagtcGCATCAAATCGCTATTTATTTAATACTCCAGTTACTGAAACAATacaattaaatatgaaaaagtactGAATGACttcttaattttcttaaatggaaaaaattgcaataaatttaatttattaaaatgactaatatttaaagttgaatatactagtatatatttgagaatgttaatttaaattctttaatttgAGTTTTCCAAGAGGCAAAGTATCAACTTTattttgaaaatggagaaatatCCAAAGCATCATGATAAAGGGCAGCATTTCTGTCTTTCTAGAAAGATAAACATAGACGAGTATCATGGTGGTCATCTGAATAATACATCTTGTAGccaccaaaacaaaaaaaaaatacaaatataattagtTGCAATTCTGATactataatttattttgttctaattttttgATTGGCAAGCTCTTGAGAagcaataattaaaataatatttttttactaaatcACCTCTAATGTTCATAAGTAATCTAGTataaaatccaaaatattgGAGAATGAAATGTAAATAATTAAtacttaataaatataaaatagtaaattattttttagtttttttaatttaataatttaaaacaaatatTTAGTTGCAACTTGCCTAAAAAGGGAAAGAGGCGAATTTAAGTACTAGTTTCTTCATTCgttgaaaagtcaaaagtaTCCTTCTTCTGTAATCGGTAGATATAGTAAGCATAGACGTGACGTAGCCAACTTGGGATTTCCTGCGAGATCTGTTAAACCGAAGGAAGTCCATTACTGAGAGAAGTGGTGATCTCGTCTTGCTTGCTGGGAGAGAGGAAGCTTCCGGACCATCTTTTCCAGTCAGATAGCGAGCGATCACTCAGCAATGAACACTGACCTTCTctttcattctcaaaaaaactTCTCTCGCTCCATCCCCGCAGGGGCAGAGAATCCGTCGCTGTCTCGACTGTGCTACCGGAAGCTCTGGGGAAGCCGGAATAGGAGAGCACAGGAAAGGGTCAACGCAAGAATCTTATTTCGAAGCAATCTCTGGAGTAATAATCACAAATAAAGTGCAACTTTCTTGATCTAAGTTAGTTGAGCGGATTAATTTGAATCATTTTCGATGAAAAATGATATTccctttatattatattaattaaatttttagagttttcttcattatttaaaatagtataattgttcaaagttcaagagaaattttaaaactttttccatatttatccttttcattaatgaagtttttataattttctagaGGTAAGTCACACTACTTATAAAGTTATACTCCAATAAAACACTacttatatttatgatttcagatttaatcatttttatgaggctgattaaacaaaagaataatagaggaaaaaatagttcaaattttgtccttgaatatttttcttaatatatgtgCATTATCGTAGAAATTCaactaatatggaatagagaaaAAATTGTTTAGacataattaaaattatctttatgtatatgtaatatatattgaaacctctttgatttttttgtgtacttttttttttaatatttggaTCGCTTAGTGAAAACATACAAGTAAATATTTTACGAAAACTAAAAACATTAACTTTTCACAAATTTAAAGAATTAAAATTATTCAATGCAAATTCAAAGAATTTATTTTGAACCTATCCGAaatcatttttgtcattttctcctTCCACTTGTATCATCgaactttttttaagaaaaaattttaTTCAGTGTTTGAAATTCGTGGAGCCTCGATAACTTCCATCGTTGATTGAATTCCTTCCTTCCCCATCTATATTCGATGCATCTCAACCAAAAAACAATCCAATTTCTGCTTTCACAAAGCAACTTTAGGTGGCTCTCCATGTGGCCAGTTAGCTGTGATGATGAATTGAATTTAAAAATGGTGGATCTCAATAAGGAAAGCCATTGGTGAGTCATtagtctttttttctcttttgtcaCCCAATTTGCTAACTAGATAGATATCTTCTATCTTATCCGTACACTTTTTCCACGTGTACAACACTTTGTTTTTTCTCTCTCAATAAAATAGAAAAGGCATCTATTGCTTTAACTTCGCCTCAataatttgagatttttttttccgtaaatagatatttaaatttatataaaataaaataagaagatatatatattttatataatattctATGTACCATCCTACGCCTTACTAATTTAAGATCTTTTTcttcataaataaataattaaacttatataaaataaaacaagaagaTAAATGTATTCTATATAATATTCTACGTACCATTCTACGTGTATTATGCCACATAGAATGTATATATCTACTTGTTCtactttatacaaatttaagtgaTAATTTGTATAATCCAAAATTGGAGGACATACACACCAACCGAGGTCAAGTTATAAGACATTTATATAATAGGTCAATAGGAAATAACATCAATTGTCAATTGTCATTCTTGATGAAGGTGGGTTCCAAGTGGTGTTTTCAAAGGAGTTTTTGAGGCGATTCCCAAGGTGAGTCTAGAGCGGGGTGTATCAAAAACGCTTTGGGACGTAAATTGAAGGTATAGATCCATAAGGCATACAACTCTAGAATTTGGGGCGTAAGCCCAGACATAAAAGCGTAAGATCCAGACTTAAAAACGTACCCCCGGAACATTAATTTggatttttattgtttttaacgaattttttctttttattatttgtgtaatgttatttatactttatGCCATCGTTTTTTCCAGGTTTTggtggtattttctaagatatataaataaataaataaccttCATAGAAAATGACAGTgtcatgaataaaaaaattaaattatgcatgaaATTGATAGGATAGAAATTTCATAACACTATGTTCCGGATGCAACTTTATCCATTTTTGTCATTACTCTTAcactttattttctcttttgaaatatataaataataattagtgCAAATATTAGTTGAAGGTGGGAAGGACTAATAGATCTGGAaatgaatgatgattttattttaaagatcACCATGactattatcattttttatgtTGTTACCTTTTTCAAAtagtaattataatatatttttcatcttattggtaatttatttaaatttatttgtgaaattatgaaagttttatttttacttcttCTCTTAgtaataaaactaaaaattgaAGTAACATAAGATATATGTCACGTAGATTCATGAAACTTATGTTTCGTATCTCGATACTTATACATTGCCTTATGCTACTTAAAATACCTCGCCTCATTCCTCCGCCTTTTAAAACTGAAGAATCTAATTCAAACATTTAATTTGCAGGATCAATGATTATTGTTTCACTAGTCCGACGGTGTAATCACATACTGATACGAACTACACCATATAAAACCACAGTTTATAATCGCATACTGTTATAGTTGTTCATTTTTTGTAGAAGAGATCTTCACTCGGAACTTTACAGGAATTgcagaagaagaaggaagaaagaactttttctttctaatttttgTTAGGAAAAGATGTGTTGTTTCTCTTCAACAGAAACCTTTTATAAGCCTAAAGGGGCACAACTATTCAAATAGTTGCATCTCTTCCATTCAAATAGTTGTATCTTTTCCATTCAAataattgtgtcttttctctttaaatttattaatatatataatacataattatatatttaatctCTCATGGATCCGGGTTGACCCACGTAGGTGACCCGTCCAATCTCCTTCATCTCCCACTCACACATAATGTGTCAACTCTCATTCCTATTCTCTAACTTTCATACATTATGACTAGACTGTGTAACCAATGCATACTTTGAGAGATTTGTGGCTACACATCTATTAGAAATATACAACATCTCGATCAATGAAACTTAGAGTAGATTATAGTATGCAGTACCCTAGATCATTTATCATATTCATATTTCTCATCAtctctttttcttaatttcaagttcatcaCTATGTACTTGTCTCATAGACAAACATAAAGGACGTCAATGAACACAATTGATGTGATAATATCCAATGATCTTCCTCGTCAATCTCTTAATCCAACGTGCATGATATGCTTTTTAAGAAATGTCCCGCGAGACTGAATCAAACGTGATCTCTTGAAAACATACTAAGATAGCAAACACCAAATTGAATCTCAAGAAATTGATTAAAATCATGAGGGTATAATGTGAAAATTACTTATAATTTTCAGGGCTTCACACGATAGCAAGTAGAGACTAAACTTGTATCGTCTTTATGGTCACTATATGCATACATGGTATGAAACATGTATCACAGTACCAACTCCTTTTTCATGGAGCGTATGTCTTTCATTAATAAATATTGTGCAGATGATAGTTCAGACAACTCATGTCTAACTTTGAGTTCACAAATCTACTCATCAGTTTATTCTTCAGAACTCACATTTGGCATTTGAAATAGACTAACTCATTTCAATCACATATGATTAAATATAAACTAACAAACGACATTCTGATTATAAACTTTCAACTCTCTATTATCACCAGTTCtgacaataattaatttatgattgTCTGATCTCTACTTGTCACTTAGACAATAGAGGTGATTGCCTGTGTGAATAGGTCAatctttttatctttttgaCATACGTTTTTATACTCTAAATTTTATGTACACTACATAACaaaaatgatatatgtatatgaaccAATTCGAATGAAAATTAGGCATAAATCAACATTAACTTCAATAATGTGAATTTACATGAACATGTTTGAGAAAgataaatataaatacaaaagtGTGTACGTAAACCCAATGACTTCACATGTATCTCATAAGCATCACATGCTATGGATTTTGTTAAGGGATCTACTATCATTTGATGCGTAGATATGTATTTCACGTTCACTTCTTTTTGTGCTATCATGTCTCTTAAAAATTATACTTTATGTCAATATATTTCATCTTTTCATGGTACTTTGGATATTTTGTGTAGGCTATTGGAGCTTGACTACCACAACTGATTGTGACAGGCTCAACAACATTGTTATACACACCCAAGTGAACCAGAAAACATTTAATCCAAACAGTTTTTTGCACAATAGATGAAAGTGCTACGAATTCAGCTTTCATAGTAGACAAGGCTATGCATGACTTCTTCTTTATACTCCATGATATGGTGCCATTGTTAAGCAAGAATGCATATCCAAAGGTGAATTTTCTTTCATCTAAATCTCCTCCCCAATCAGCATCAATGTAGCCTTTGAGTTGCAAATCATTTCCTTgataacataaaaaataatcgaTTGTACCTTTGAGATACCTCAATATCCTTTAGCTGCTTTCCAATGTTGTAGTCCAGGGTCGGATTGATATCTGCTAACTATCCCAAGGACATAGAAAATATCCGACCTTGTACACatcataacatacataagaCTTCCGACTGCATTGGCATAAGGAACTTTTCTCATTTGTTCCTTCTCATGTGGAGTCTGAGGCCACATTATTCGGTTCAAAGCTTCACTTTTAGAAACTGGAGTGTTTATGGGTTTGCAGTCTTGCATATTAAAGCATTTAAGAACTTTCTTAATGTAAGGTTCTTGTGAAAGAGATAACAATCTCTTCGAACGATCTCTTGAAATCTTAACTCCAAGAATGTATGTTGCTTCACCTTTATCTTTCATCTCAAAAGTAGATGATAACCactcttttgtttcttttataaaatcaatGTCACTTGCAGCTACTAGTATGTCGTCCACATATAATAATAAGATCACAAACTTATCTTTGGATATTTTGATGTACACACAATGGTCTTCATGAATCATAACAAATTCATACGATATGATCGTATTATGAAAACATAAGTATCATCGTTTAGAAGATTGTTTCAGGCCATAAATCGACCTTTCAAGTCGacatactttatttttttcGCTTTTTTTTACGAAACCTATAGGTTGCTCCATACAAATTTCTTCTTCTAGTTCTCCATTGAGAAATACAGTTTTCACATCCATTTGATGCAATTCAAGATTCAACTTAACCACTATAGACAAAATTAATCTTATTGAAGTATAGCGTACATAGgttaaaaaaattcttcataATCAATTCATTCCTGTTGTGTGTACCCCTTAGCTACTAGGCGAGCTTTCAATCTTTCGATACAATCATCTTCCTTATGCTTGATTTTGAGAATCTATTTATTTCCAATAGCTTTTGGCCTATAGGTAGATCAATCAATTTCCACACTTGGTTAGCTTTCATTAACTCCATCTCCTCATCTATTGcttttaataatttttctttagCGGGGCATGTGAGAGCCTCATTTATATTTATTGGATCTTCATCATCCCGAGTCCTCGTTTATATTTATTGACTCTTCATCATCCGGAGTAACTATAAATGTTTTTCCTTCAATCTCAAATCACCAACGGGGAATTTGTGGACGACTTGTTCGTCAACGTTGAGATTGACAAATTGATTTATCAATTGGTAAGTTACTCCTACTAGAACTGGCAATATCAATAGAATTTAATTCCGACGATGTATTTGTGAAAATAGAAACTGATTCACTATCATTAAAATGACTCCCACTCAAATTCATTTGAACTTCGGCAGCGAAAATGATCTGATCCGTAATTTCATAAAGAGATAAATCTTGACCTATCTCGCCCTACTTAGAAAAATTATTCTCTATGAATGTAACATCACGTGATTCAATTTCAGTTACAGTGCCACTATTTTGTTCACCTATGAACACATAACCCTTAGATTGTTCAGAGtatcttataaaaatatattttcttcccCTTGaacctaattttttatattgagaaaaaggattatgaaTGAAAGCAGCACAACCCCAAgacttcaaaattttcaaatgggGCTTTCGTTTAGTCCATAACTCATACGGCATAGTTGTAACTGCTTTTAAAAGGACACGATTAAGTACGAATGCATCAGTGAGCAAAGCATCACCCCAATAGGTGATTGACAATTTTGCTTGCGCCATTATCGACCTAACCACTTCTAATAAGGTTCTATTTTGTCGTTCCGTAATactattttgttgtg
This Solanum dulcamara chromosome 1, daSolDulc1.2, whole genome shotgun sequence DNA region includes the following protein-coding sequences:
- the LOC129887300 gene encoding cytochrome P450 71AU50-like; amino-acid sequence: MAFIWTTIIVAIAIYMFHKLLNIKNIKKLPPGPWGIPILGHLHLIGKNPHQDFYRLAKKYGPFMHIKLGLVPTIIASSPETVEKVLKTYDHVFASRPHHEASQYMCYGQRNLIFSKYGSYWRNMRKLTTLNLVSSQKINSYQPSRKEEVSLLVKSIKHVADQEHVLAVDLSAKVSLLNANLSCLMVFGKKFMDDDLDKRGFKSLVQEVVHLAATPNLGDFFPYLGVLDLQGITSRLKALSKVFDEFLEKIIEEHVQSKEQRETKDFVDTMMDIMQSGEAGFEFDRRHVKAVLLDMLMASMDTSATSVEWILTELLRHPHVMKKLQKELEQIVGLDRMVEESDLENLTYLDMVIKEALRLHSAAPLLIHESIEDCVVDDFFVQKGSRIIVNVYAAQRDPKAWPEPDKFLPERFVESSVDLRGHDFQLLPFGSGRRSCPGMQLGIIIVRLVVAQLVHCFDWELPNGMNPSELDMSEQFGVVTCRAKHLMAIPTYRLQLVADLN